A genomic stretch from Solanum stenotomum isolate F172 chromosome 8, ASM1918654v1, whole genome shotgun sequence includes:
- the LOC125872908 gene encoding uroporphyrinogen decarboxylase, chloroplastic: protein MSCIYSSVSSFSISSKSAFPSSSSRSNFKPRISCSVGGTVAEPKTINATEPLLLDAVRGKEVERPPVWLMRQAGRYMKSYQTLCEKHPSFRERSENVDLVVEISLQPWKVFQPDGVILFSDILTPLSGMNIPFDIIKGKGPVIFDPPTTLSDVEKVREFIPEESVPYVGEALTILRKEVNNQAAVLGFVGAPFTLASYVVEGGSSKNFTKIKRLAFAEPKVLHSLLQIFATSMAKYIRYQADHGAQAVQIFDSWATELSPVDFEEFSLPYLKQIVEAVKLTHPDLPLILYASGSGGLLERLPLTGVDVVSLDWTVDMADGRRRLGPNVAIQGNVDPGVLFGSKEFITNRINDTVKKAGKGKHILNLGHGIKVGTPEENVAHFFEVAKGLRY from the exons ATGTCTTGTATTTACAGCTCAGTCTCCTCTTTCTCAATTTCATCTAAATCTGCAtttccatcttcttcttctcgCTCTAATTTCAAGCCCAGAATCTCTTGTTCCGTTGGAG GAACTGTTGCTGAACCAAAAACTATAAATGCAACAGAGCCTCTGTTGCTTGATGCTGTTCGGGGTAAAGAAGTAGAAAGGCCTCCTGTTTGGCTTATGAGACAAGCAGGGAGGTACATGAAG AGTTATCAAACCTTATGTGAGAAGCACCCATCCTTCCGTGAGAGATCGGAAAATGTAGATCTTGTGGTAGAAATTTCTCTGCAGCCATGGAAAGTATTCCAGCCTGATGGG GTCATTTTGTTTTCAGATATTCTTACTCCACTCTCTGGAATGAACATCCCTTTTGACATTATAAAGGGGAAGGGTCCTGTCATATTTGATCCACCAACAACACTTTCTGATGTTGAGAAAGTCAGAGAATTCATTCCTGAAGAATCAGTTCCATATGTTGGAGAAGCATTAACAATTTTGCGGAAAGAG GTCAATAATCAAGCAGCAGTTCTGGGTTTCGTTGGGGCACCATTTACCTTGGCATCATATGTGGTTGAAGGTGGTTCCTCTAAGAACTTTACAAAAATTAAGAGATTAGCTTTTGCGGAGCCCAAG GTCCTTCATTCGCTGCTTCAAATATTTGCAACCTCAATGGCTAAATATATCCGTTACCAAGCTGACCATGGAGCTCAAGCAGTTCAGATCTTTGATTCATGGGCCACAGAGCTAAGCCCAGTCGATTTTGAGGAGTTCAGTCTACCATACTTAAAACAGATAGTTGAGGCAGTGAAACTAACCCATCCTGATCTCCCTCTGATTCTTTATGCAAGTGGATCAGGTGGCTTGCTAGAGAGACTACCCTTGACAGGAGTAGATGTAGTCAGTTTGGACTGGACAGTTGATATGGCTGATGGTAGGAGACGACTGGGTCCTAATGTGGCTATACAAGGTAATGTGGATCCTGGAGTGCTTTTTGGCTCCAAGGAATTTATTACCAACCGGATAAATGATACAGTGAAGAAAGCTGGTAAAGGGAAACATATTTTGAACCTTGGACATGGCATCAAAGTAGGTACACCTGAGGAAAATGTTGCTCACTTCTTTGAGGTTGCCAAAGGTCTTAGGTATTAG
- the LOC125873645 gene encoding uncharacterized protein LOC125873645 has product MPHFNPLSSIVNQNKLDGPNYVDWKQNLDIVLTFEGYKFVLVEECPIKSADPTDDEFQAYDKWVKADNMGRCNILASMANVLQHQHQSMTSAYDMLVSLKEMLGEQNRVAKQTAMKSLLTTKMVEGSFVREHVLKLMSYLNELEILGAEIDKESQVEMILQTLPDRFQQFRLNYYMNKMDMSLAKLLNELQATETIIKQQAHATFLVDKVGPSSSKPTKFQKKKKNPRQAVTPGGAKGGVSNPKGKCFHRKQPGHYKKQYPDFQAKMKNKESYDRIPEEPNTEPLNYAEALHDKDADMLIIAMKSEMESMYSNQVWDLVEPLVVVKPIGCKWIFKKNRGVDGRVKTFKDRLVAKGFTQKEGINYQEKFSSVAMLKSVRILLSIAAHYNYEIWQMDVKTTFLNGSLDECIYNPKVS; this is encoded by the exons ATGCCTCACTTCAATCCCTTGTCATCAATCGTGAATCAAAATAAACTTGACGGTCCAAACTATGTTGATTGGAAACAAAATTTAGATATTGTCCTAACTTTTGAGGGTTATAAATTTGTATTGGTTGAGGAATGTCCTATCAAATCAGCAGATCCTACTGATGATGAATTCCAAGCCTATGACAAATGGGTTAAGGCTGATAACATGGGAAGATGCAACATTCTTGCCTCAATGGCGAATGTCTTGCAGCATCAGCATCAGTCTATGACATCTGCTTACGATATGCTCGTATCTCTTAAGGAGATGCTTGGTGAGCAGAATCGTGTTGCAAAGCAGACTGCCATGAAATCCCTTTTGACCACAAAAATGGTTGAAGGATCTTTTGTCAGAGAACATGTGTTGAAGTTGATGAGTTACTTGAATGAGTTGGAGATACTTGGTGCTGAGATTGATAAGGAATCTCAAGTTGAGATGATCCTTCAGACTTTGCCGGACAGATTTCAACAGTTTCGCTTAAACTATTATATGAATAAGATGGACATGTCTTTAGCGAAATTGTTGAATGAGCTGCAAGCGACAGAGACTATAATTAAGCAGCAAGCTCATGCGACATTCCTGGTTGACAAGGTTGGGCCGTCCTCTTCAAAACCAACAAAATtccagaagaaaaagaaaaatcccCGCCAGGCTGTGACACCCGGAGGTGCTAAGGGTGGTGTGTCTAACCCGAAAGGCAAGTGTTTTCATCGCAAGCAGCCTGGACACTATAAAAAACAATACCCCGACTTTCAGGCTAAGATGAAAAACAAAG AATCATATGATAGAATCCCTGAAGAGCCTAATACAGAACCATTGAATTACGCTGAAGCACTACATGATAAAGATGCTGATATGTTGATTATTGCTATGAAATCTGAAATGGAGTCTATGTACTCTAATCAAGTCTGGGATCTTGTAGAACCACTTGTGGTTGTCAAACCTATTGGTTGTAAGTGGATCTTCAAGAAAAATAGAGGTGTGGATGGAAGAGTGAAAACTTTTAAGGATAGGCTTGTTGCGAAAGGGTTTACTCAAAAAGAAGGAATTAATTATCAGGAAAAATTTTCGTCGGTAGCTATGCTTAAATCCGTTAGGATTCTCTTGTCCATTGCTGCTCATTAcaattatgagatttggcaaatGGATGTCAAGACGACTTTTCTAAACGGAAGTCTAGATGAATGCATCTACAACCCGAAGGTTTCATAG
- the LOC125873644 gene encoding secreted RxLR effector protein 161-like, whose product MQNSKKGFLPFRHGITLSKDQSPKTIDEIERVKVIPYASIVGSLTYAMLCTRPDICFVVGMVSRFQSNPGKEHWTAVKHIIKYLKRTRNYMLVFHPGNIVPIGYTNSDFQSDRDSRKSTSGYVFTLGGGAVIWRSIKESWVADSTMEVEYVAASEVAKEVVWLGNFLKEFGVVPSVEAPITLYCDNSGAVANSKEPRSHKMSKHIERKYHLIRVITQRGDVRVLKIESKNNLADPFTKGLPQKTFDKHVEEMGVKIVNAWL is encoded by the coding sequence ATGCAAAATTCCAAAAAAGGATTTCTTCCTTTTAGACATGGAATTACTTTATCAAAGGATCAGTCACCCAAAACAATTGATGAGATAGAGAGAGTGAAAGTTATCCCTTATGCATCTATTGTAGGGAGTCTCACGTATGCTATGTTATGTACTAGACCGGATATCTGCTTTGTTGTTGGCATGGTTAGTAGATTTCAGTCTAATCCTGGGAAAGAACATTGGACAGCAGTTAAGCATATAATCAAGTACCTGAAAAGGACTAGAAATTACATGCTTGTTTTCCATCCTGGAAATATTGTACCTATTGGGTATACAAATTCAGATTTCCAGTCAGATAGAGATTCAAGAAAGTCAACCTcaggatatgtatttactctggGAGGTGGAGCCGTAATATGGAGGAGTATCAAGGAATCTTGGGTTGCTGATTCCACCATGGAAGTTGAATATGTAGCTGCCTCTGAGGTGGCCAAGGAGGTTGTTTGGCTCGGAAACTTCCTGAAAGAATTTGGTGTGGTTCCTTCGGTTGAAGCACCAATCACACTTTATTGTGATAATAGTGGTGCAGTTGCTAACTCGAAAGAACCGCGAAGCCATAAAATGAGTAAGCACATTGAGAGGAAATATCATTTGATTCGTGTTATAACTCAAAGGGGTGATGTGAGAGTATtgaaaattgaatcaaagaaCAATTTGGCGGACCCATTTACAAAAGGCTTACCTCAGAAAACTTTTGATAAGCATGTGGAAGAAATGGGTGTTAAAATTGTGAATGCATGGTTAtaa